The following proteins are encoded in a genomic region of Kosakonia oryzae:
- a CDS encoding LysR substrate-binding domain-containing protein, producing MKLDFALLNAIVAVANAGGFREAARVTGSNPSRLSDAVRRAEQQLGVRLFNRTTRTVALTEAGRALMERLQPAMSEVDAALDAINRYRTTPSGTLRLNVPVSAARLVLPAIIPPFLAQYPDIRLEIVAESNVQDVFRDNCDAGIRYDESLEQDMVALPIGPRRQRFAAAAAPAYLQRYGLPQHPRDLISHNCIRGRYASGVMPEWEFTREGETLRIQVNGSLVVSVGSAVELAVQAAIAGSGIIYLFEEWLRPSFESGALTPLLEPWWQSFSGPWLYYNSRRLIPAPLQAFINFIRAQGQATDI from the coding sequence ATGAAGCTGGATTTCGCCCTGTTAAATGCCATTGTCGCGGTCGCCAACGCCGGAGGTTTCCGTGAAGCCGCGCGCGTGACCGGTTCCAACCCCTCCCGCCTGAGCGACGCAGTGCGCCGCGCCGAGCAGCAACTCGGCGTACGGCTGTTTAACCGTACCACCCGCACCGTGGCGCTGACCGAGGCAGGCAGAGCGCTGATGGAGCGTCTGCAACCGGCAATGAGCGAAGTGGATGCTGCGCTGGATGCCATCAACCGCTATCGCACCACGCCGAGCGGCACGCTGCGTTTGAATGTCCCGGTCAGTGCGGCGCGGCTGGTTCTGCCCGCCATCATCCCCCCTTTTCTGGCGCAATACCCGGACATTCGGCTGGAGATCGTCGCTGAGAGCAATGTACAGGATGTGTTTCGCGACAATTGCGATGCAGGGATCCGTTACGACGAAAGCCTGGAACAGGATATGGTGGCGCTGCCCATCGGCCCGCGCCGTCAGCGTTTTGCCGCTGCGGCGGCACCGGCCTATTTGCAGCGTTACGGCTTGCCGCAGCACCCGCGCGATCTGATTAGCCACAACTGCATTCGCGGGCGCTACGCCAGCGGCGTAATGCCGGAGTGGGAATTTACCCGCGAGGGTGAAACCCTGCGCATTCAGGTGAATGGTTCACTAGTGGTCAGCGTCGGCAGCGCGGTGGAGCTGGCGGTGCAGGCGGCGATTGCCGGTAGCGGCATCATCTATCTGTTTGAAGAGTGGCTGCGCCCGTCGTTCGAAAGCGGCGCGTTGACGCCGTTGCTGGAACCCTGGTGGCAATCATTTAGCGGCCCGTGGCTCTATTACAATTCGCGGCGCTTAATCCCTGCGCCATTACAGGCATTTATCAATTTTATCCGCGCGCAGGGGCAAGCCACGGATATATAA
- a CDS encoding aldo/keto reductase family oxidoreductase, whose translation MSQSTLTYRLGDRQVGRLGYGAMQLAGPGVFGPPADEAKALAVLRDAVAAGVNHIDTSDFYGPHVTNKLIKQALHPYPDDLCIVTKVGARRDDKANWLPAFSAEELTSAVEDNLRHLGLETIEVVNLRSMFGVHGPEEGPLEAPLEALIKLKERGLIRHIGLSNVTAKQVADAQKMTPIVCVQNLYNVANRQDDALVDSLNAQGIAFVPFFPLGGFTPLQSGELNEVAQSLNATPMQVALAWLLQRSPNILLIPGTSSPQHLQENMASANLVLPPEALEKLNGIGA comes from the coding sequence ATGTCTCAATCCACGCTTACTTATCGTCTTGGCGATCGTCAGGTTGGTCGTCTGGGTTATGGTGCGATGCAACTGGCTGGCCCTGGCGTGTTTGGTCCGCCTGCGGACGAAGCAAAGGCGCTGGCGGTATTGCGCGATGCCGTTGCTGCCGGGGTGAATCATATCGACACCAGTGATTTTTATGGTCCGCATGTCACCAATAAATTGATTAAACAGGCGCTGCACCCCTATCCGGACGATTTATGCATCGTCACCAAAGTCGGCGCGCGTCGTGATGATAAAGCCAACTGGCTGCCCGCCTTCAGCGCCGAAGAGTTGACCAGTGCGGTGGAAGATAACCTGCGTCATCTCGGTCTGGAGACGATAGAGGTGGTCAATCTGCGTTCGATGTTTGGCGTACACGGGCCGGAAGAGGGGCCGCTGGAAGCGCCACTGGAGGCGTTGATCAAACTGAAAGAGCGCGGGCTGATCCGCCATATCGGGCTGAGCAACGTTACGGCGAAACAGGTGGCCGACGCGCAGAAAATGACGCCGATTGTCTGCGTACAGAACCTGTATAACGTCGCTAACCGTCAGGATGATGCGCTGGTGGATAGCCTGAATGCGCAGGGCATTGCTTTCGTGCCGTTCTTCCCGCTGGGCGGTTTCACGCCGTTGCAATCTGGTGAGCTGAACGAGGTGGCGCAATCGCTTAATGCCACGCCGATGCAGGTGGCGCTGGCGTGGCTGTTGCAGCGTTCGCCGAATATCCTGCTGATCCCAGGCACGTCATCGCCGCAGCATTTACAGGAGAACATGGCGAGCGCGAACCTCGTGCTGCCGCCGGAAGCGCTGGAAAAACTCAACGGCATTGGCGCGTAG
- a CDS encoding LacI family DNA-binding transcriptional regulator, with protein sequence MVTILDVARLAGVSKATVSRALNGKVFVREEVKERIFQAIAETGYRPNQLARNLANNKTNSVGLVITNGLYNGPFFASLTYHAATNSEIHGRQLVLADGKHSAQEERDAIDLLMSLRCEAIMIYPKYLTVDELDAIIDNSQTPIVVINRELSRHLNQCVFVDHQQSCETMMAHLLAQGHTRIAFVAGAEGSPTGEKRLAGYQQALRRAGIEPDPQLLVHGAWSTDSGYAAGRELLARKVPFTCILAGNDDMAIGVAKACLEAGLRLPQDVSLAGFDDSVLGKYYNPSLTTIHVPMEAMIRHAIDILLTPGEHAARSHEGELVCRESVAPPK encoded by the coding sequence ATGGTAACGATACTGGATGTCGCCAGGCTGGCTGGCGTGTCGAAAGCGACGGTATCGCGCGCGCTGAATGGCAAAGTTTTTGTCCGTGAGGAAGTGAAGGAACGCATTTTCCAGGCCATTGCCGAAACGGGCTATCGCCCCAACCAGCTGGCGCGCAATCTTGCCAATAATAAGACCAACTCAGTGGGGCTGGTGATCACCAACGGGCTGTATAACGGCCCGTTTTTCGCCAGCCTGACTTACCACGCGGCGACCAACAGTGAAATACATGGCCGACAACTGGTGCTGGCAGACGGTAAACACAGCGCACAGGAAGAGCGCGACGCTATCGATCTGCTGATGTCGCTGCGCTGTGAAGCAATCATGATTTACCCCAAATACCTGACGGTCGATGAGCTGGACGCAATTATCGATAACAGCCAGACGCCCATCGTTGTCATCAACCGTGAACTCTCCCGCCACCTCAACCAGTGCGTGTTTGTCGATCATCAACAAAGCTGTGAAACGATGATGGCTCACCTGTTAGCGCAGGGGCATACGCGTATTGCTTTTGTTGCCGGTGCTGAAGGTTCGCCAACCGGGGAAAAACGCCTGGCGGGCTACCAGCAGGCGCTGCGCCGCGCCGGTATTGAGCCAGACCCGCAACTGCTGGTACATGGCGCATGGTCTACCGACAGCGGTTATGCCGCAGGGCGTGAACTGTTAGCGCGTAAGGTGCCGTTTACCTGCATCCTCGCGGGCAATGACGATATGGCGATTGGCGTGGCGAAAGCCTGTCTGGAAGCGGGGCTGCGCCTGCCGCAGGATGTGTCGCTGGCCGGGTTTGACGATTCGGTGCTCGGCAAGTATTACAACCCGTCACTCACCACCATTCATGTGCCGATGGAGGCGATGATCCGTCACGCCATCGACATTCTGTTGACGCCAGGTGAGCACGCGGCCCGTTCACACGAAGGTGAACTGGTGTGCCGCGAGTCGGTGGCGCCCCCCAAATAA
- a CDS encoding beta-glucoside-specific PTS transporter subunit IIABC — MAVIRDYNKLASDILREVGGEENINNFSRCATRLRLVLNETPATAKTSIQSLPGVIAVVESGGQFQVVIGTHVADVFNALSGMVKEKDSGAAQPKTRWLDAVIATMSAVFAPIVYILAAAGILQGLLILLGLADADIKTTGTFAILNFMSWTPFAFLPVFIAITAARHFKCNPFIAVLCCCALINPEWTALAGKIAAGSEVKFLFFPLAETVYTSSVLPPLFLVWALSWFERRVEKWLPEVISPLFTPLLCFVVIVPLTLVVIGPITSWAALGVAHGYNTLFHAAPAVAAAIIGGVWQVIVIFGVHWGITPVIMANFDTQGYDSFQAYQTIAVIGQMAAVFGVFIKSRNKALKATSLSAGVTAIFGITEPAIYGVTLRFKKPFICGCIGGAIGAVVASLFGSLYYAYAALPGLFTLVNAISPDAPMSFIGELVGAGTAIVLTIVMVQFVGFEDRQESAEPAPLKVGSLQMLSPIKGEVIALENVPDEAFAGKVLGDGVAIVPHEGKVVAPCDAQVATLIDTHHAIGLICDNGAELLIHVGLNTVNLQGQYFTPLVKEGDRVTAGTPLLEFDKARIEQAGYDLTTPVLVVNSDEFTLTRHQSQGAVSPGMPLMSLETGAQPA, encoded by the coding sequence ATGGCCGTTATCAGGGATTACAATAAGTTAGCGAGTGATATCCTGCGCGAGGTGGGTGGCGAAGAGAACATCAACAACTTCTCCCGCTGCGCGACCCGCCTGCGTCTGGTATTAAACGAAACGCCCGCCACGGCGAAAACCAGCATCCAGAGCCTGCCCGGCGTTATCGCCGTGGTGGAGAGCGGCGGTCAGTTCCAGGTGGTTATCGGCACTCATGTCGCTGATGTATTTAACGCCCTGAGCGGCATGGTGAAAGAGAAAGACAGTGGTGCAGCGCAGCCGAAAACACGCTGGCTGGATGCGGTCATCGCCACCATGTCGGCGGTGTTTGCCCCGATTGTCTATATTCTTGCCGCCGCCGGGATTCTGCAGGGGCTGCTGATTCTGTTGGGCCTTGCGGACGCGGATATCAAAACCACTGGCACCTTCGCCATTCTTAACTTTATGTCCTGGACGCCGTTTGCCTTTCTGCCGGTGTTTATCGCCATTACCGCAGCGCGCCATTTTAAATGTAATCCGTTTATTGCCGTGCTCTGCTGCTGTGCGCTGATCAACCCGGAGTGGACGGCTCTGGCCGGAAAAATCGCCGCCGGTAGCGAAGTGAAATTCCTCTTCTTCCCGCTGGCAGAAACGGTCTATACCTCATCGGTGCTGCCGCCGCTGTTCCTGGTCTGGGCGCTCTCCTGGTTTGAACGCCGCGTCGAAAAATGGCTGCCGGAAGTGATAAGCCCGCTGTTTACGCCGCTTCTCTGTTTTGTGGTGATCGTGCCGCTGACGCTGGTGGTGATTGGGCCGATTACCAGTTGGGCCGCGCTGGGCGTTGCTCATGGCTATAACACACTATTCCATGCCGCTCCGGCCGTTGCCGCGGCAATCATTGGCGGCGTATGGCAGGTGATCGTCATTTTTGGCGTTCACTGGGGGATCACACCGGTGATCATGGCGAACTTCGATACCCAGGGTTATGACTCATTCCAGGCTTACCAGACCATCGCGGTGATTGGCCAGATGGCCGCCGTGTTTGGCGTGTTTATCAAAAGCCGCAATAAAGCGCTAAAAGCCACCTCGCTTTCTGCGGGTGTTACCGCCATTTTCGGCATCACTGAACCGGCCATTTACGGCGTGACGCTGCGCTTTAAAAAACCGTTTATCTGCGGCTGTATTGGCGGAGCAATTGGTGCAGTGGTCGCCAGCCTGTTTGGCAGCCTCTACTACGCTTATGCGGCGCTGCCCGGCCTGTTCACGCTGGTGAATGCCATTAGCCCGGATGCGCCAATGTCGTTTATTGGCGAACTGGTTGGCGCAGGCACCGCGATTGTGCTGACTATTGTGATGGTGCAGTTTGTCGGTTTTGAAGATCGGCAGGAAAGCGCTGAACCGGCACCGCTGAAGGTCGGTTCATTACAGATGCTCAGCCCGATTAAAGGCGAAGTGATCGCACTGGAAAACGTGCCCGATGAAGCCTTCGCCGGGAAAGTGCTCGGCGACGGTGTGGCGATCGTTCCTCACGAAGGCAAAGTGGTCGCTCCGTGTGACGCGCAGGTCGCCACATTAATTGACACGCATCACGCTATCGGCCTGATATGTGATAATGGCGCAGAATTACTGATCCATGTTGGTCTGAATACCGTTAACCTTCAGGGTCAATACTTTACGCCGCTGGTGAAAGAGGGCGACAGAGTCACCGCTGGCACGCCGCTGTTGGAGTTCGATAAAGCGCGCATTGAGCAGGCGGGTTACGATCTGACCACGCCGGTGCTGGTGGTGAACAGTGATGAATTTACGCTGACTCGCCATCAGTCGCAGGGCGCCGTCAGCCCCGGCATGCCGCTGATGTCACTGGAGACAGGAGCGCAGCCAGCATAA
- a CDS encoding type II toxin-antitoxin system RelE/ParE family toxin gives MWNVITTERFDEWFNKQTEPLQDEVLAILKILSEYGPHLGRPYVDTVKGSIFLNLKELRIQFAGHPVRAFFAFDPTRQAIVLCAGDKTGKNQKRFYQDMIKLAETELSHHLKKKELTWQP, from the coding sequence ATGTGGAACGTAATAACGACGGAGCGTTTTGATGAATGGTTTAATAAACAAACTGAACCTTTACAGGATGAAGTCCTGGCGATCCTCAAAATATTGAGTGAATACGGTCCCCACCTCGGTCGGCCGTATGTGGATACGGTGAAGGGATCAATATTTTTGAATTTGAAGGAATTACGCATTCAATTTGCTGGCCATCCTGTTCGTGCATTTTTTGCTTTTGATCCAACCCGCCAGGCCATTGTGTTATGCGCAGGCGATAAAACAGGAAAAAATCAGAAGCGGTTTTATCAAGATATGATCAAACTTGCTGAAACCGAGTTAAGTCATCACCTGAAGAAAAAGGAGTTAACATGGCAACCTTAG
- a CDS encoding helix-turn-helix domain-containing protein: MATLDEMLAKRSPESLARIESRVDELRRDIVLSQLREALNLSQTELAAAMGVKQPTLAKIEQPGNDPRLSTLKRYVAALGGELSIDVTLPGGKKIAFQI, from the coding sequence ATGGCAACCTTAGATGAGATGCTAGCCAAACGAAGCCCGGAGAGCCTTGCGCGCATTGAATCTCGTGTCGATGAACTTCGCCGCGATATCGTATTAAGTCAGTTACGGGAAGCATTGAATCTTTCTCAAACCGAACTGGCAGCGGCAATGGGCGTGAAGCAACCTACGCTGGCCAAAATTGAGCAACCGGGCAATGATCCGCGCTTATCGACGCTTAAACGTTATGTCGCGGCCTTGGGCGGCGAATTGAGCATTGATGTCACTTTGCCGGGCGGTAAAAAGATCGCGTTTCAAATCTGA
- a CDS encoding antibiotic biosynthesis monooxygenase family protein, protein MIAVLFEADVAAGKQDRYLQLAAELKPQLAEIEGFIAIERFQSLSTEGKILSLSWWRDEEAVLAWKGNVLHQAAQAEGQRSIFSYYRIRVAQVLRDYSSAAGKTDHV, encoded by the coding sequence ATGATCGCTGTACTGTTTGAAGCCGATGTCGCCGCTGGCAAGCAGGATCGCTACCTGCAATTAGCCGCGGAGCTCAAGCCGCAACTGGCAGAAATCGAGGGTTTTATCGCCATTGAACGCTTTCAGAGCCTGAGCACGGAGGGGAAGATTTTGTCATTATCCTGGTGGCGGGATGAAGAGGCGGTACTGGCATGGAAGGGCAACGTCCTGCACCAGGCAGCGCAGGCGGAAGGGCAGCGCTCGATTTTCTCGTATTACCGTATCCGTGTCGCACAGGTATTGCGCGACTATTCATCCGCAGCCGGGAAGACCGACCATGTATGA
- a CDS encoding ArsR/SmtB family transcription factor, with translation MSLPGLPAAHGNTLALEEALAGIASAMADPSRSRMLCALMDGRAWTATELSSVADIAPSTASAHLNRLLNHGLLVCVSQGRHRYYRLAGSDVAALLENMMGVSMRTGRTLTSRTPPELRQARTCYDHLAGEIAVDIYTFLQREGWITDDGSSVTNVGKRQLEKIGVTLDPHTRRKPCCACLDWSERRFHLGGDAGAALLIAFEQQGWLRRTPGYREVTITGEGKTAFLRLFAVGL, from the coding sequence ATGAGTTTACCCGGTTTACCTGCGGCACACGGCAACACGCTGGCGCTGGAAGAGGCGCTTGCCGGTATCGCCAGTGCCATGGCCGATCCTTCACGCTCGCGGATGCTTTGCGCGCTGATGGATGGACGGGCGTGGACGGCGACGGAGCTAAGCAGCGTGGCGGATATTGCCCCTTCGACCGCCAGCGCTCACCTTAACCGGCTGTTAAATCATGGCCTGCTGGTCTGCGTTTCGCAGGGGCGGCACCGCTACTACCGGCTGGCGGGCAGCGATGTCGCAGCGCTGCTGGAAAATATGATGGGCGTGTCGATGCGCACAGGGCGTACGCTGACCAGCCGAACGCCGCCGGAACTGCGGCAGGCACGTACCTGTTACGATCATCTTGCCGGTGAAATCGCGGTGGATATCTACACGTTTTTGCAGCGTGAAGGCTGGATCACTGACGATGGCAGCTCGGTAACGAATGTCGGTAAACGGCAACTGGAAAAGATCGGCGTGACGCTCGATCCACATACTCGCCGCAAACCCTGTTGCGCATGCCTGGACTGGAGCGAAAGGCGTTTCCATCTTGGCGGCGATGCGGGCGCCGCGCTGCTTATCGCTTTCGAACAGCAGGGCTGGCTGCGCAGAACGCCCGGTTACCGTGAAGTGACCATTACCGGGGAAGGCAAGACGGCGTTTTTACGCTTATTTGCCGTCGGGCTGTAA
- a CDS encoding 6-phospho-beta-glucosidase, protein MSVFPQGFLWGGALAANQSEGGYLEGGKGLTTVDMIPHGVNRLPVKLGLEKRFELRDDEYYPSHQAIDFYHRYKEDIALMAEMGFTVFRTSIAWSRLYPKGDELTPNPEGIAFYRAVFEECKKYNIEPLVTLCHFDVPMHLVIEYGSWRNRKMVEFFARYARTCFEAFDGLVKYWLTFNEINIMLHSPFSGAGLVFEEGENQDQVKYQAAHHELIASALATKIAHEVNPQNQVGCMLAGGNFYPYSCKPADVWTALEKDRENLFFIDVQARGSYPAYSARVFREKGVSIVKEAGDDEILKNTVDFVSFSYYASRCASADMNANNTSAANIVKSLRNPHIEVSEWGWGIDPLGLRITMNMMYDRYQKPLFLVENGLGAKDEFNADGEIADDYRISYLREHIRAMGDAIEDGIPVIGYTTWGCIDLVAASTGEMSKRYGFVYVDRDDAGNGTLARSRKKSFWWYKKVIASNGEDLD, encoded by the coding sequence ATGTCAGTATTTCCGCAAGGATTTTTATGGGGCGGCGCACTTGCCGCCAACCAGTCGGAAGGGGGTTATCTGGAGGGCGGTAAGGGGCTGACTACTGTCGATATGATCCCGCACGGCGTCAACCGCCTGCCAGTGAAACTGGGCCTGGAAAAGCGCTTTGAACTGCGTGACGATGAGTATTACCCGAGCCATCAGGCGATCGATTTTTACCATCGTTATAAAGAAGATATCGCGCTGATGGCGGAGATGGGCTTCACAGTATTCCGCACCTCTATCGCGTGGAGCCGTTTATACCCGAAAGGGGATGAGCTGACGCCAAACCCGGAAGGCATCGCTTTCTATCGCGCGGTGTTTGAAGAGTGCAAAAAGTACAATATCGAGCCACTGGTGACGCTTTGCCACTTTGATGTGCCGATGCATCTGGTGATTGAGTACGGCTCCTGGCGCAACCGTAAAATGGTGGAGTTTTTCGCTCGCTACGCGCGCACCTGTTTTGAGGCGTTCGACGGGCTGGTGAAATACTGGCTGACCTTCAACGAGATCAACATCATGCTGCACAGCCCGTTCTCCGGCGCGGGCCTGGTGTTCGAAGAGGGTGAAAATCAGGATCAGGTGAAGTACCAGGCGGCGCATCATGAGCTGATTGCCAGCGCGCTGGCGACCAAAATTGCTCATGAAGTGAACCCGCAAAACCAGGTGGGCTGCATGCTGGCGGGCGGTAATTTCTACCCTTACTCCTGTAAACCGGCCGATGTGTGGACCGCGCTGGAAAAAGATCGCGAAAACCTGTTCTTTATTGATGTACAGGCGCGCGGCAGCTACCCGGCCTACTCTGCTCGCGTATTCCGCGAAAAAGGCGTCAGCATTGTCAAAGAAGCAGGCGATGACGAAATACTGAAGAATACCGTCGATTTTGTCTCCTTCAGCTACTACGCCTCACGCTGCGCCTCGGCGGATATGAACGCCAACAATACCAGTGCCGCTAATATCGTGAAATCTCTGCGTAACCCGCATATTGAAGTGAGCGAATGGGGTTGGGGCATCGATCCGCTGGGTCTGCGCATCACCATGAATATGATGTACGACCGTTACCAGAAACCGCTGTTCCTGGTGGAAAACGGCCTCGGCGCGAAAGATGAGTTTAATGCCGACGGCGAAATCGCTGACGATTACCGCATCAGCTATCTGCGCGAGCATATCCGCGCAATGGGCGACGCCATTGAAGACGGCATTCCGGTTATCGGTTACACCACCTGGGGCTGTATCGATCTGGTGGCGGCTTCCACCGGCGAGATGAGCAAGCGCTACGGTTTTGTCTATGTCGATCGTGACGATGCAGGCAACGGCACGCTGGCGCGCAGCCGGAAAAAGTCGTTCTGGTGGTATAAAAAAGTGATCGCCAGTAACGGCGAAGATCTCGATTAA
- the ascF gene encoding PTS cellobiose/arbutin/salicin transporter subunit IIBC, with protein MAKNYAALAHSVVDALGGAENIAAVTHCMTRLRFVVKDETRVDSPTLKSISGVMGVVRNDKQCQVIIGNTVSQAFREVVSLLPQNMQPAEEPSTQKLTLKRIGAGILDALIGTMSPLIPAIIGGSMVKLLAMVLEMTGALPKGSSTLTILTVIGDGAFFFLPLMVAASAAVKFKTNMSLAIAIAGVLVHPSFIELMAKAAQGEHVEFALVPVTAVKYTYTVIPALVMTWCLSYIERWVDRITPAVTKNFLKPMLIVLIAAPLAIVLIGPLGIWIGSAISALVYTIHGYLGWLSVAIMGALWPLLVMTGMHRVFTPTIIQTIAETGKEGMVMPSEIGANLSLGGSSLAVAWKTKNPELRQTAMAAAASAILAGISEPALYGVAVRLKRPLIASLISGFICGAVAGIAGLASHSMAAPGLFTSVQFFDPANPMSIVWVFGVMALAVVLSFVLTLLLGFEDIPVEAANTPQAAQPANVKEARA; from the coding sequence ATGGCAAAGAATTATGCGGCGCTGGCCCACTCGGTGGTCGATGCACTGGGCGGCGCGGAAAATATCGCGGCCGTCACGCACTGCATGACGCGCCTGCGTTTTGTGGTGAAAGATGAGACGCGCGTGGACAGCCCGACGCTGAAAAGCATCAGCGGCGTGATGGGCGTGGTGCGTAACGATAAACAGTGCCAGGTGATTATCGGTAATACCGTCTCCCAGGCCTTCCGCGAAGTGGTCAGCCTGCTGCCGCAAAACATGCAGCCGGCTGAAGAACCTTCCACGCAAAAACTGACGCTGAAGCGCATTGGCGCGGGCATTCTCGATGCGCTGATCGGTACTATGTCGCCGCTTATTCCGGCGATCATCGGCGGCTCAATGGTGAAACTGCTGGCCATGGTGCTGGAGATGACCGGCGCACTGCCGAAAGGCTCCTCGACGCTGACCATTTTGACGGTAATCGGCGATGGCGCCTTCTTCTTCCTGCCGCTGATGGTTGCGGCGTCTGCGGCGGTGAAATTCAAAACCAATATGTCGCTGGCGATTGCCATTGCGGGCGTGCTGGTGCATCCGAGCTTTATTGAATTGATGGCGAAAGCCGCGCAGGGCGAGCATGTTGAGTTCGCACTGGTGCCAGTGACAGCGGTGAAATACACCTACACAGTGATCCCGGCGCTGGTGATGACCTGGTGTCTGTCGTATATCGAGCGCTGGGTCGATCGCATCACCCCGGCGGTAACGAAAAACTTCCTTAAACCGATGCTGATTGTGCTGATTGCCGCGCCGCTGGCGATTGTGCTGATTGGCCCGCTGGGCATCTGGATCGGTAGTGCTATCTCCGCGCTGGTATATACCATTCACGGTTACCTCGGCTGGCTCTCCGTCGCCATCATGGGTGCGCTATGGCCGCTGCTGGTGATGACCGGGATGCACCGCGTCTTTACGCCGACCATCATTCAGACCATTGCCGAAACCGGCAAAGAGGGCATGGTCATGCCGTCTGAAATTGGCGCGAACCTGTCGCTTGGCGGCTCTTCGCTCGCCGTGGCGTGGAAAACGAAAAACCCGGAACTGCGCCAGACTGCAATGGCGGCAGCGGCTTCCGCCATTCTGGCGGGGATTTCCGAACCGGCGCTCTACGGTGTGGCTGTTCGCCTGAAACGTCCGCTGATCGCCAGCCTGATTAGCGGCTTTATCTGCGGCGCAGTTGCCGGTATTGCCGGGCTGGCCAGCCACTCGATGGCCGCGCCGGGCTTATTTACCAGCGTGCAGTTCTTCGACCCGGCCAATCCGATGTCCATCGTCTGGGTGTTTGGTGTGATGGCGCTGGCCGTGGTGCTGTCGTTTGTGCTGACGTTACTGTTGGGCTTTGAAGATATTCCGGTGGAAGCCGCGAATACACCGCAGGCAGCACAGCCGGCTAATGTTAAAGAAGCACGCGCCTGA
- a CDS encoding LacI family DNA-binding transcriptional regulator — protein MATMLEVAKRAGVSKATVSRVLTGKGYVSEETKDRVFQAIAESGYRPNLLARSLASSKTQTLGLVVTNTLYHGVYFSELLFHAARMTEDKGRQLLLADGKHSAEEERQAIQYLLDLRCDAIIIYPRFLSVDEMDKIIDSHSQPIMVLNRRLRKNSSHCVYSDQKASSFSAVSQLISHGHRDIAFITGSLDSPTGIERLSGYKDALAQQGIALRNELIVEGKWTPASGAQGVQTLLSRNVEFSALVASNDDMAIGAIKQLHDSKITVPQQVSVIGFDDIAMAPFTVPALSSVKIPVTEMIKETINRLIFMLDGGDFTYQQTFPGELMLRDSLISGPHA, from the coding sequence ATGGCGACAATGCTGGAGGTGGCGAAGCGGGCAGGCGTGTCAAAAGCGACCGTTTCGCGTGTCCTGACGGGCAAAGGATATGTCAGCGAAGAGACGAAAGACCGGGTATTTCAGGCCATTGCCGAGAGTGGCTATCGCCCGAATTTACTGGCCCGTAGCCTGGCGAGCAGTAAAACCCAGACGCTGGGGCTGGTGGTAACCAACACCCTCTACCACGGTGTCTATTTTAGCGAATTGCTGTTCCACGCCGCCCGAATGACAGAGGACAAAGGCCGCCAGTTACTGCTGGCCGACGGAAAACACAGCGCGGAAGAAGAACGCCAGGCGATTCAATATCTGCTCGATTTACGCTGTGACGCGATCATTATTTATCCGCGTTTTTTAAGCGTTGATGAAATGGATAAAATTATCGACAGTCATTCACAGCCAATAATGGTACTGAACCGCCGTTTACGTAAAAACAGCAGCCATTGTGTTTATTCCGATCAAAAAGCCTCAAGTTTTAGCGCGGTGTCGCAATTAATTTCTCACGGTCATCGTGATATTGCGTTTATTACCGGTTCACTCGATTCTCCTACCGGTATTGAGCGTTTATCCGGGTATAAAGATGCGCTGGCGCAGCAGGGTATTGCGCTGCGTAATGAGTTGATTGTTGAAGGGAAATGGACACCAGCCAGCGGCGCACAGGGCGTACAGACACTCTTATCCCGAAACGTTGAATTTAGCGCACTGGTAGCCAGTAATGACGACATGGCGATTGGCGCAATTAAACAGTTACACGACAGCAAAATAACGGTGCCGCAGCAGGTCTCGGTGATTGGCTTCGATGATATTGCGATGGCACCATTTACCGTTCCGGCACTTTCCAGCGTGAAAATACCGGTCACCGAAATGATCAAAGAGACCATTAACCGCTTAATCTTTATGCTCGATGGCGGCGACTTTACTTATCAGCAAACCTTTCCCGGCGAATTAATGTTACGTGACTCACTGATTTCCGGCCCGCACGCCTGA